AAGCGCTATCTCGGCAACTGGGCGCTGCGCGACTGCTCCTTCCGCGTCCCGGCCGGACGCATCTGCGGGCTGGTCGGACCCAACGGCGCCGGCAAGAGCACCCTGCTGGGCCTGGCGACCCGTCAGGTGCAGCGCACGAAGGGCTCGTTGAGCATTTTCGGCGTCCCCGTCGACGACCCCGCCGTGCTGCCGAGGATCGCCTTCCTCGGCCAGGACAAGCCGTTGTTCAAGCGGTTCACCGTGGCCGACACCCTGCGGCTGGGCGCCGAGCTCAACCCCGGCTGGGACGCGGCGGCGGCGGAGCGGATCGTACGGTCCGGAAACGTTCCGGCGCACGCGAGGATCGGCACGCTCTCCGGCGGGCAGCGCACCCGCGTCGCCTTCGCGCTCGCCTTCGGCAAGCGCCCCGACCTGCTGCTCCTGGACGAGCCGATGTCGGACCTCGACCCGCTGGCCCGCGACGAGATGAGCACGCTGCTGATGGCCGAGGCCGTCGAACGCGGCACCACGGTGGTGATGTCCTCCCACATGCTGACCGAGCTGGAGGACATGTGCGACTACCTGCTGGTCGTCGCGGAGGGCCGGATCCGGATGGCAGGGGACGCCGACGCGCTCGTACCGGCCCACACCCTGGTGACGGGCGTGACCCGGGACGGGGCCCTGCCGGCCGAGCTGGACCGGCACACCGTGGTCGAATCCCGCGTCCAGGGACGGCAGTTCCAGGCGATGATCCGGCCGAAGGAGCCGCTGTCCGCCGACTGGGAGAGCGTCGAACCCTCCCTGGAGGAAGTCCTGCTCGCCCATCTCCGCTCACCGGACGCACCCTCGCTCTACACCCAGGGCGCCCGCGTCGACGCCGAAGGGACCCAGGCCGCATGAGCACCCCCACCCTCACCGAGAGCCCCGCCGCACTCCGCCCCCGGCGCCGCCTGCTGCGCGGCCTGCCCTGGCTCGTCGTGCGCCAGCACCGCACCGCGCTGGCCTGCATCCTCGGCATCACCGTGCTCGGCACCCTCTGGATCGTGTACCAGCGGTACGAGATGGTCCAGCTCCTCGACGCGCGCGGCTGGCCGGAGAAGGGGGTCCGGCACTCGGTCGACGAGAGCCGGGGCTACGGCTACGTCTCCTCCCTCCTCTCGGGCCTCCCGCTGATCCTCGCCGTCTTCGTCGGCGCCCCGCTGATCGCGGGGGACCGGGAGAACGGCACCGCGCAGCTGGTCACCACCCAGTCCGTGACCCGCCGCCAGTGGCTGGTCGCCAAGCTGGGATTCGCCTACGGCCTCGCCCTGGTCTGCGGCCTGGTGCTCTCGGCCGCCTTCACCTGGTGGTGGCAGCCGCACCGCACCCTCTTCTTCTCCAAGTGGGTCGAGGGCCCGATCTTCGACAACACGGGACCGGTCCTGCCCGCGCTGCTGCTCTTCATGACCGCCGCGAGCATCACCATCGGTGTGCTGCTGCGCCGTCTGGTGCCCGCCATGGCGGTGGCGCTCGCCTTCACCGGAGTCTTCTCCTACCTCTGGGACGAGATCCGGGTCCGGCTCGGCTCCACCCAGATGTTCACGTACCCGATGGAGAGCGAGCTCCCGGCCCGCTTCGACCAGGCGTACGAGGTGGACCGCTGGGTCGGCAACGCGCAGGGGGAGCTCTTCGGCTGGGGGACCTGCGCCGAGGCCACCGAGAAGGCGCAGAACGCGTGCATCAAGGAGCACGGGATCATCAACGACGTCATCGAGTACCTCGACTACGACCAGATGGCGGCGATGCAGTGGACCGCGGCCGGCATCCTGCTCGCCGGGACGGCGCTCCTCACGGCGTTCGTGCTGTGGAGGGTCTCGCGCCGCCCACTGTAGGGGCCGTGCGCATCCTCTACGTAAAGTGTCGGCAATCGAGCGGAAGGTGAAGTCCGTGGTCGTGTTCCGCATCGACCGGCGCAGCGGGGTGGCGACGTACCTCCAGATCGTCCGCCAGGTCGAGCAGGCGCTGCGCATGGGAGCCCTGGAGGAGGGCGACCGGCTGCCCACCGCGGCTCAGGTCGCCGCCACGACCAAGGTCAACCCGAACACCACGCTCAAGGCCTACCGGGAGCTGGAGCGGGCGGGCCTGGCCGAGGTGCGCCAGGGAGCGGGCACGTTCATCACCCGCTCCCTCGTCCAGCCCCAGTCCGGCCCCGGCTCACCTCTCCGCGCGTCCCTGGGCGAGTGGATGGACCAGGCCCGGGCGGAGGGTCTGACGGGCCAGGACGTCGAGGCCCTGTTCCGCTCGGCGTTCGAGGCGGCCTATCCGGAGGGGACGACCGGCTGACGGACCCGACCGTACGTGGGTGGGTCGCGGGGTCAGTGGGGAGCGTCCAGGCCGTCGAGGAAGGTCTCCATGACCTCGGTGAAGCGTTCGGGCTCCTCCAGGTGCGGGAGGTGGCTGGACTCCTCGAAGATCTCCCACCGGGCCCCCGGGATGAGGTCCTGGTAGGGCTGCACGGTGGCGGGGGTGGCCTCGTCGTGGCGTCCGGAGATCAGCAGGGTGGGCACCGCGACGTCGGGGCAGAACTCGGTGACCGACCAGTCCCGCAGGGTGCCGTTGACGTGGAACTCGCTGGGGCCGTTCATCGCGTAGTAGACGGTGGGGTCGTTGTACACCTCGAAGAAGGACGCGAGGTAGTCGCGCGGCCAGGGGGTGAGACGGCAGACGTGGCGCTCGTAGAACACGCGCATCGCGGAGTGGTACTCGTCGGAATCGGTCGTACCCGCCGCCTCGTGGCGGAGCAGCGTGTCGTTGACGCCGGGCGGGAGCTGGTCCCGGAGGATCTTCGCCTCCTGGAGCCACAGGGGGTAGGAGGCGGGCGAGTTGGCGATGACGAGACCGCGGAGACCGGCGGGGCGGGAGGCGGCGTGCCGGGTGGCGAGCATGCCGCCCCAGGACTGGCCGAACAGGACGTAGTCGCCGGCGATGCCGAGCCCGTCCAGGAGGTTGTCGAGCTCGGCGGCGAACAGGTCGACCGTCCAGAAGTCAGGTCCCCGGTCGGGCAGATGGGTGGATCCGCCGTTGCCGAGCTGGTCGTAGTGCACGACGGCACGGCCCCCGGCGGCGAGGCCGGACAGGTTCTGGAGGTAGTCGTGGGTGCTCCCGGGGCCGCCGTGGACGACCACGAGGGCGGGGCGGGGCGAGGAGAGGTCCCCGGTCACCCGGTACCAGGTCTCGTGTTCGCCGAACCGTACGGTGCCTTTGCTGCTGGGTGCGACGGTCATGTCACTTCGCCTCACTTCGGTGTGCGATTGCGGTTGCGGTGGGGGCGGTGCCGGCGAGGGGTGCGGCGACTTCGCCGGAGTCCAGCCATTCCTCGATCACACCGGCGGTCCCGGCGGCCCGGTCCTCGACGATCGTGAAGTGGTTCGCGTCCACGGTCCGCAGCGTGTGCGTGGGCTCCCACGGCTCGGCGCGGCCGGTGGCCAGTTCCGGGGACGGGTTGTCGCCGTCGGGGACGAAGGACCGGGTGCACTGGACGAAGAGGACGGGCGCCTCCACGTGCTCAGGCGCCAGGTCGGGGACGAGCTGGACCCAGCGGCCCATCGCGGAGAGCCTGCTGCTGTCGAAGCGCCCGAACGCCGCCTCCTTCTCGAACAGGCCGAGGGCGAGGTCGTCGAGGGGGACTCCGCCGTCGGCGGAGCCGTCGTCGTACACCTTGAAGGTGTCCAGCATGATGACCCCGGCCGGGCGGACGCCGAGTTCACGTTCCAGGTACTCGGCGGTGGCGTACGCGAGGGTGCCGCCGGCCGAGTAGCCGAGGAGCACGAACGGCTCGCCGGCCGCGGTCTCCAGCACGCTGCGGGCGATCACCTGGACGGCGGCGTCGGCGTTCTCGGGGAGGCTCTCGCCCGCGACGAAGCCGGGAACGGGGAGCGCCGAGACCTTGCGCCGGCCCTGGAGGTGGGAGACGAGCCGGGCGTGCTGGTGGGCCCCGCCGGTGGCCATGGGGGAGTTGAGGCAGATCAGGTGGGGGGCGCCGGGGCCGTCGGCGAGGCGCACCGCGCTGGGGAGGTGGTCCAGTTCGTCGGCGGAGGTGAAGCCGGGGCGGATGTCGGCGGCGATACGGAGCAGCTCGAACCCCTTGTCGGAGCGGCCGGAGACGACGGCGCCGTGGAAGAGGTCGCGCAGGGTGTCGCCGATGGGGCCGCTGGTGTTCCTCCTGCTGTCGGTGGCGGGGTCGGTGGGCGTGATGGGCGTGGCGGGTCCGGTGACGGTGGTGGGGACAGTGGGGGCGGTCGGGTCAGTGGGGTCGGTGGGGTCGAGGGGCGCCGCGAGGAGTTCGGTGTGGAGGAGTCGGGCCAGTGCCGCCGGGCTCTTCGAGTCGAAGACCACCATGGGCGGCAGGCGCAGTCCGGTGTCCTTCATCAGGGCGTTGCGGAGTTCCACCGCGCTGAGTGAGTCGAAGCCGCTCTCCAGGAAGTCCCGTTCGGGGTCGAGGGCTTCGGAGTCACTGTGCCCGAGCAGGGTGGCGGCCCGTTCCCGTACGAGGGCACGCAGGACGGCTTCCTGCTCGGCCGCCGGGGTGTGTGCGATGCGCTGCCAGAGCGGTTCGCTCTCCGTCCCGGCGGCCGCGCCCGAGGCTCCGGGACGGCGGACGGCGGGGGCGAGGTCGCGGAGGAGGGCGGGGAGGGTGCCGGTACGGGCGCGGAGGGCCGCCTTATCGATGGTCATTGGGACGACCACCGCACGGCCCGACGCCAGCCCGGCATCGAAGAGGGCCAGCCCCTCGGCAGGGTCCAGGGCAGGCAGGCCCTGCCGCCGCATACGCCGCAGATCCGCCTCACGCAGCCACTGACCCATGCCCTTCTCACCCGACCACAGGCCGTAGGCGAGAGAGGTGGCGGGCAGCCCCCGCGCCCGGCGATGCACCGCCAAAGCGTCCAGGAACACGTTCGCCGCCGCGTAGTTCGCCTGACCCGCAGCCAGCACCATCCCGCCCGCCGACGAGAACATCACGAAGAAACCGAGATCCAGCTCCCGTGTCGCCTCGTGGAGATACCACGCTCCGTCCGCCTTCGGGCCCAGGACCCGATCCAGCCGGGCCGCATCCATCGACGCGATCAGGCCGTTGTCACCGACACCAGCCGCGTGCACCACACCGGCCAACTGACCTGCCAACCCGGCCACCAGATCCCGTACCGCCTCACGGTCAGCTACGTCACAGGGCACTACGGAGACCTCAGCGCCCAGCCCGGACAGCTCGGCCACCAACTCTTCCGCTCCCGGGGCTGCCAGGCCACGGCGGCTGGTCAGCACCAGACGGCGTACACCCCGCTCGGTGACCAGATGCCGGGCCACCAACGCACCCAGACCACCGGTACCGCCCGTCACCAGCACCACGCCATCGGCCTTGGGAACTTCGGCCGGGGATACCTCGGAGGAACTCACCCGCACCAGCCGAGGCACCACCACCCCGCCGCCACGCAACGCCGCCTCCGGCTCACCCGACGCCACCACCCACCCCAGCCCGGACAAACCATCCGAGTCCGGGTCCATGTCCGGGTCCCCGTCCACCAGCACCACACGCCCCGGATACTCCGCCTGAGCCGCACGCACCACACCCCACACCGGAGCCTGACCCAGCACCACACCCAAACCAGTACCGGTGTCCACAGCACCCCGGGTCACGATCACCAACCGCGACCCCGCACACCGCTCATCCGCAAGCCAGTCACGCACGACGTCCAACACAGCCCCAGCACACGACCGCACGGCATCCGGCACATCACCCGACGCTGTTGGAACCTCGAACACCACCACCCCAGGAACATCCCCAACAGCAGGCACATCCCCCCAACGCACCCACGAAGACGGACCACTGCTCGGCCCCGTCAACGGACGCCACACCACCTCCCACAACGACTCCCCCACACCCGCACCCAACTGCTCCACCGACACCGGACGCAGCGTCAGACCACCCACCGACACCACCGGCGCACCCGCACCATCCGCGATCGTCAGGCTGATGGTGTCCTCGCTGGAACCGGAGAGGCGTACCCGCAGGAGGGTCGACCCGGTGGCGTGCAGCCGCACGTCCTCCCAGAAGAAGGGGAGCGCCGCGCCCCCTTCCGCGCCTCCGCCGTCCTGAGGGGTGCTGAGGTTGAGGGCGTGCATGGTGGCGTCCAGCAGGGCGGGGTGCAGCCCGAACCGTTCCGCGTCCGCATGCGCGGACTCCGGCAGCGCCACCTCCGCGTAAAGGTCCCCGCCCTGGGACCACGCCGCCCTGAGGCCCTGGAACACCGGCCCGTAGCCGTAGCCCCGGGCGAGCAGCGACCCGTACACCTCGTCGACGGCCAGCGGGGTGGCTCCGGGCGGCGGCCACTCGGTGATGCCGGCGGGCGGGGCCGCGATGTCCTGTGCCACGACTCCTTCCGCGTGCCGGGTCCAGACGTCGTCGCTCCCGTCCTCACGGCGCGAGTGGATGCTCAGGGTGCGGCGTCCGGTGTCGTCGGCGGTGCCCACCGCGACCTGAAGCGCCACTCCTCCCCGCTCCGGCAGCACCAACGGAGCCTGCAACGTCAGCTCCTCCACCACACCACAGCCGACCTCATCACCCGCCCGCACCGCCAACTCGACAAACGCCGTGCCCGGCAGCAACACCCGACCGAACACGGCATGATCGGCCAGCCACGGCACACCATCGACCGACAACCGACCCGTCAGCAGCACCCCACCCGCATCCGGCAACGACACCACCGCACCGACCAGCGGATGATCCACCACCCCCTGCCCCACACCCACCACACCAGAGCCACCACCACCCGACTCCAACCAGAACCGCCGCCGCTGAAACGCATAGGTAGGCAGATCAACCCGCCGAGCCCCCGTGCCCGCGTAGCACGCCGCCCAGTCGACCCGTACGCCACTGACGTGCAGCCGGGCGAGCGCCGACACCGCCGTCGTAACCTCCGCACGCCCCTTACGCACCAACGGCACCAACACCGCCGCATCCGAGGTCACCGACTGCTGCGCCATCCCACTCAGCACACCATCCGGGCCGACCTCCACATACGAGGCAACACCCTGACCCTCCAAGTACGTCACACAGTCCGCGAACCGCACCGCCTCACGCACATGCCGCACCCAGTACCCGGCCGTCGCGACCTCCGAGGACACCTCACCCGTGACACCCGACACCAACGGGACCTTCGGGGCACTGAACGACAGCCCGGAGACGACCTTCTCGAACTCCGCGAGCATCGGCTCCATCAACGGCGAATGGAACGCGTGCGACACCCGCAGACGCGAGGACTTCCGCCCCTGCGCGGTAAACGCGTCCGCAACCTTCACGACAGCGTCCTCGACGCCCGAAACCACCACGGAGCGCGGCCCGTTCACCGCAGCGATACTCACCGAATCCGACAGCAGCGGTACGACCTCCGCCTCCGTCGCCTCCACCGCCACCATCGCGCCACCCTCAGGCAACGCCTCCATCAACCGACCACGCGCCACAATCAGTTGAGCCGCATCCGGGAGCGAGAGCACCCCCGCCACATGAGCAGCGGCGATCTCCCCCACCGAATGCCCGGCCAGGAAGTCCGGCCGCACACCCCAGGACTCCGCCAGCCGGAACAGCGCCACCTCCACCGCGAACAACGCCGGCTGCGCCACCCCCGTACGATTCAACGCCCCCTCATCCACACCCCACACCACATCCCGCAACGAACGACCCAAGTGCACATCCACCTCAGCGAGCACAGCGTCAAACGCCTCCGCGAACACCGGATACGCCTCGTACAACTCACGGCCCATCCCCAACCGCTGCGCACCCTGACCCGTGAACAGGAACGCCGTCCGGCCCGACGTACGAGCCAGGCCTCGGCAGGCCTCGGTGGAGGTCCCGCCGTCGGCGAGAGCCCGCAGGCCCGCCACGAGGGCCGTACGGTCCCCCGCCGTCACCACCGCACGGTGCTCCAGCACCGCACGCGACACCACCGACGAATACCCCACGTCCAGCAGCGACAGGCCCGCGCGCTCCTCCACGAGGGCGAGGAGCCGGCCCGCCTGCGCCGACAGAGCCGCCTCACCCCGCGCCGACAGCACCACCGGCACCACCACCGGAGGCACCGCGGCCTCCACCGGCTCAACCACCTCCGGGGCCTGCTCCACAATCACGTGCGCGTTCGTCCCGCTCAGCCCGAACGACGACACACCCACCCGGCGAGGACGCTCACGTTCGGGCCACAGGCGGGCCTCCGTCAGCAGCTCAACCTCACCCGCCTCCCAGTCCACCTGCGGCGTCGGCTCATCCACATGCAGGGTCTTCGGCATCACACCGTGCCGGATCGCCTCCACCGCCTTGATCACACCGCCCACACCCGCGGCAGCCTGCGTATGCGCCAGATTCGACTTCAGCGATCCCAACCACACCGGATCACCCTCCGGACGACCCTGCCCATACGTCGCCAACACCGCCTGCGCCTCGATCGGATCACCCAGACGCGTCCCCGTACCGTGCGCCTCCACCATGTCGACATCGGCGGTGGTCAGCCCAGCGTTCTCCAGCGCCGCGCGGATGACCCGCTGCTGCGAGGGGCCGTTCGGCGCGGTCATGCCGTTGCTCGCGCCGTCCTGGTTGACCGCGCTGCTTCGAAGCACCGCCAGGACCGGGTGACCGTTCTTCCGGGCGTCCGACAGACGCTCCACCAGCAGGACACCGACCCCCTCGGACCAGGCAGCGCCGTCCGCGGCACCCGCGAACGACTTGCACCGGCCGTCGGGCGCGAGCCCGCGCTGCCGGCTGAACTCGACGAACATGTCGGGGGTCGCCATGACGGCGACACCGCCGGCGAGGGCGAGGGAGCACTCTCCGGAGCGCAGGGCCTGGGCCGCCAGGTGCAGGGACACCAGCGACGAGGAGCACGCGGTGTCGACCGTCAGGGACGGGCCTTCGAGGCCGAGGGTGTAGGACACCCGGCCCGAGACGAGGCTGCCGCCCGTGGTGGCCGCGGCCTCCGTACCCTGGCCGTAGTCGTGGTACATCAGCCCGGCGAAGACACCGGTCCTACTGCCCTTCAACGAGCGGGGGTTGATGCCGGCGCGCTCAAGGACCTCCCACGAGGCCTCCAGCAGGAGCCGCTGCTGGGGATCCATGATCAACGCCTCGTTCGGGCTGATGCCGAAGAGGTCCGCGTCGAAGTCGCCCGCGTCGTGCAGGAAGCCGCCTTCCTTGGTGTACGTCTTACTCGGTGTGCCGGGCTCCGGGTCGTACACCCCTGCCACGTCCCAGCCACGGTCGAGGGGGAACCCGGCCACGGCGTCGCGTCCTTCGGCGACGAGGTTCCACAGGTCCTCGGGCGAGTTGACCCCGCCCGGGTAGCGACAGGACATGGCGACGACGGCGATCGGGTCGTCATCGGTGGCACGGGCGGCGGGAGCGGTCGTCGGGGCGGACGCGCGGGGCGTACTGCTGAGTTCATCGTCGAGCGCACCGTCGATGTAGTCGGCGACGGCCCGCGCGTTCGGATAGTCGAAGACGAGGGTCGCGGGCAGCCGGAGGCCGGTGGTCCCGTTCAGCTGGTTGCGCAGTTCGACCGCGCTGAGTGAGTCGAAGCCGAGTTCCTGGAAGGCGCGGTCGGGTTCGACGGCGTGGGCCGACGTGTGTCCCAGCACGCGTGCGACGTGCGCGCACACCGTGTCCAGCAACGCCGACCGGCGTTCGTCGTCGGTGAGTCCGGTCAGCCGGTGGAGCAGTTCGGAGGCGTCGGCGCGTCCGGCGACGGCACGCGCGGCGGGCCGCCCGCCCTGAGGAGGAGCGAGGTCGCGGAGGAGGGCGGGGAGGGTGCCGGTACGGGCGCGGAGGGCCGCCTTGTCGATGGTCAGCGGGACGACCACCGCACGGCCCGACGCCAGCCCGGCATCGAAGAGGGCCAGTCCCTCGGCGGGGTCCAGGGCAGGCAGGCCCTGCCGTCGCATACGCCGCAGATCCGCCTCACGCAGCCACTGGCCCATGCCCTTCTCACCCGACCACAGGCCGTAGGCGAGGGAGGTGGCGGGCAGCCCCTGCGCCCGGCGATGCACCGCCAAAGCGTCCAGGAACACGTTCGCCGCCGCGTAGTTCGCCTGACCCGCAGCCAGCACCATCCCGCCTGCCGACGAGAACATCACGAAGAAACCGAGATCCAGCTCCCGTGTCGCCTCGTGGAGATACCACGCTCCGTCCGCCTTCGGGCCCAGGACCCGATCCAGCCGGGCCGCATCCATGGAGGCGATCAGGCCGTTGTCACCTACGCCGGCCGCGTGCACCACACCGGCCAACTGACCTGCCAACCCGGCCACCAGAGCCACCACGGCGTTACGGTCGGCCATGTCGCAGGCCGCTACGGAGACCTCAGCGCCCAACCCGGACAGCTCGGCCACCAACTCTTCCGCTCCCGGGGCTGCCAGGCCACGGCGGCTGGTCAGCACCAGACGGCGAACGCCCCGCTCGGTGACCAGATGCCGGGCCACCAACGCACCCAGACCACCGGTACCGCCCGTCACCAGCACCACGCCATCGGCCTTGGGAACTTCGGCCGGGGATACCTCGGAAGGGCTCACCCGCACCAGCCGAGGCACCACCACCCCGCCGCCACGCAACGCCGCCTCCGGCTCACCCGACGCCACCACCCACCCCAGCCCGGACAAACCATCCGAGTCCGTGCCCGGGTCCGCATCCACCAGCACCACACGCCCCGGATACTCCGCCTGAGCCGCACGCACCACACCCCACACCGGAGCCTGACCCAGCACCACACCCGAACCAGTACCAGCGTCCACAGCACCCCGGGTCACGATCACCAACCGCGACCCCGCACACCGCTCATCCGCAAGCCAGTCACGCACAACGTCCAACACAGCCCCAGCACACGACCGCACAGCATCCGGCACATCACCCGACGCTGTTGGAGCCTCGAACACCACCACCCCGGGAACATCCCCAACAGCAGGCACATCCCCCCAACACACCCACGAAGACGGACCACTGCTCGGCCCCGTCAACGGACGCCACACCACCTCCCACAACGACTCCCCCACACCCGCACCCAACTGCTCCACCGACACCGGACGGGACACCAAGGCGCCGACGGTGAGGACGGGTTGTCCCGTGCCGTCCGCCACCCGAATCGTGACGCTGTCCTGGCCCGAGGGCGCGATCCTGACGCGCAGGGCCGTGGCTCCCGAGGCGTGCAGGGCGACATCGGTCCAGACGAAGGGCAGGACCGTCGCCTCGTCCGTGTGGGCGCCGTCGTCGATGAGAGCTACGTGCATCGCGGCGTCCAGCAGGGCGGGGTGCAGCCCGAACCGTTCCGCGTCCGCATGCGCGGACTCCGGCAGCGCGACCTCCGCGTACAGTTCCTCGCCGGACGTCCATGCCGCCGTGAGCCCTTGGAACATGGGGCCGTAGCCGTAGCCTCGGCTCGACAGCAGCTCGTAGGCGCCGTCGACGCCGATGGCGGTGGCGCTAGGCGGGGGCCATGAGGCCAGTCCGTCCGCCGGAGCGGCCGCGCCCCGTACCAGCGTCCCTTCCGCATGCCTGGTCCAGGCGTCGTCGTCCGCCTCGTCCCGGGACGAGTACACGGCCACCGAGCGACGCCCGGAGTCGTCCGCCGCGCCGACCACGACCTGGAGCGACACGCCTCCCTGCTCCGTGAGGACGAGCGGCGCCTGCAACGTCAGCTCTTCGAGAAGGTCGCACCCGACCTGGTCGGCGGCGCGGATCGCCAGTTCCACGAATGCGGTGCCCGGCAACAGGACGCTGCCCAGGACAGCGTGGTCGGCCACCCAGGGCTGGTTGCCCAGCGTGAGCCTGCCGGTGAGCACGGTCTCGTCCGTGTCGGCCAGAGTCACCGCAGCGCCGAGCATCGGGTGGTCGGCGGTCTTCACGCCGAGCGACTCCGGGTCCGTACCGGTCTGCTCGGCCACCATCCAGTACCGCTCCCGCTGGAAGGCGTAGGTGGGCAGGTCGACCCGCCGGGCGCCAGTGCCGGTGTAGTACGCGGCCCAGTCGACCCGTACGCCACTGACATGCAGCCGGGCGAGCGCCGACACCGCCGTCGCAACCTCCGCACGCCCCTTACGCACCAACGGCACCAACACCGCCGCATCCGAGGTCACCGACTGCTGCGCCATCCCA
This DNA window, taken from Streptomyces griseus subsp. griseus, encodes the following:
- a CDS encoding type I polyketide synthase, translating into MSNSDEKLITALRASLKDNDRLRAQNRKLASASREPIAIVSMSCRFPGDVTSPEDLWRLVESGGDATTEFPENRGWDVEGVYDPDGSRPGTSYVNRGGFLHTADTFDAELFGISPNEALTMDPQQRLLLETSWEAFERAGIDPHTLKGSRTGVFAGMMYHDYVHNSATGSIASGRISYVFGFEGPSMTVDTACSSSLVSLHLAVKALRSGECTLALAGGVAVMATPEVFVEFSRQGGLAKDGRCKSFAGSTDGTSWAEGAGVLLLERLSDARRNGHPVLAVVRGSAVNQDGASNGLTAPNGPSQQRVIRAALADAQISADQVDVVEAHGTGTRLGDPIEAQALLATYGQGRPEGDPLWLGSLKSNLGHAQAAAGVGAVIKAVEAIRHGVMPRTLHVDEPTPEVDWEAGAVELLTEARAWPERGRPRRVGVSSFGLSGTNAHVIVEQAPEVDVPVGAAVPPVVVPVVLSGRSDVALSAQAERLLALVEKDGAELSLLDVGFSSVVSRAVLEHRAVVTAGDRTELVEGLRALAGGDSAANAVRGVGRSAGETAFLFTGQGAQRLGMGRELYEAYPVFAEAFDAVLAAVDVHLGRSLRDVVWGVDEGALNRTGVAQPALFAVEVALFRLAESWGVRPDFLAGHSVGEIAAAYVAGVLSLTDAAQLIVARGRLMEALPEGGAMVAVEATEAEVVPLLSDSVSIAAVNGPRSVVVSGAEDAVVKVADAFTALGRKSSRLRVSHAFHSPLMEPMLAEFAAVAEALTYAEPSLPLVSGVSGEVSSEVATAGYWVRHVREAVRFADCVSHLEARGVLSYVEVGPDGVLSGMAQQSVTSDAAVLVPLVRKGRAEVATAVSALARLHVSGVRVDWAAYYTGTGARRVDLPTYAFQRERYWMVAEQTGTDPESLGVKTADHPMLGAAVTLADTDETVLTGRLTLGNQPWVADHAVLGSVLLPGTAFVELAIRAADQVGCDLLEELTLQAPLVLTEQGGVSLQVVVGAADDSGRRSVAVYSSRDEADDDAWTRHAEGTLVRGAAAPADGLASWPPPSATAIGVDGAYELLSSRGYGYGPMFQGLTAAWTSGEELYAEVALPESAHADAERFGLHPALLDAAMHVALIDDGAHTDEATVLPFVWTDVALHASGATALRVRIAPSGQDSVTIRVADGTGQPVLTVGALVSRPVSVEQLGAGVGESLWEVVWRPLTGPSSGPSSWVCWGDVPAVGDVPGVVVFEAPTASGDVPDAVRSCAGAVLDVVRDWLADERCAGSRLVIVTRGAVDAGTGSGVVLGQAPVWGVVRAAQAEYPGRVVLVDADPGTDSDGLSGLGWVVASGEPEAALRGGGVVVPRLVRVSPSEVSPAEVPKADGVVLVTGGTGGLGALVARHLVTERGVRRLVLTSRRGLAAPGAEELVAELSGLGAEVSVAACDMADRNAVVALVAGLAGQLAGVVHAAGVGDNGLIASMDAARLDRVLGPKADGAWYLHEATRELDLGFFVMFSSAGGMVLAAGQANYAAANVFLDALAVHRRAQGLPATSLAYGLWSGEKGMGQWLREADLRRMRRQGLPALDPAEGLALFDAGLASGRAVVVPLTIDKAALRARTGTLPALLRDLAPPQGGRPAARAVAGRADASELLHRLTGLTDDERRSALLDTVCAHVARVLGHTSAHAVEPDRAFQELGFDSLSAVELRNQLNGTTGLRLPATLVFDYPNARAVADYIDGALDDELSSTPRASAPTTAPAARATDDDPIAVVAMSCRYPGGVNSPEDLWNLVAEGRDAVAGFPLDRGWDVAGVYDPEPGTPSKTYTKEGGFLHDAGDFDADLFGISPNEALIMDPQQRLLLEASWEVLERAGINPRSLKGSRTGVFAGLMYHDYGQGTEAAATTGGSLVSGRVSYTLGLEGPSLTVDTACSSSLVSLHLAAQALRSGECSLALAGGVAVMATPDMFVEFSRQRGLAPDGRCKSFAGAADGAAWSEGVGVLLVERLSDARKNGHPVLAVLRSSAVNQDGASNGMTAPNGPSQQRVIRAALENAGLTTADVDMVEAHGTGTRLGDPIEAQAVLATYGQGRPEGDPVWLGSLKSNLAHTQAAAGVGGVIKAVEAIRHGVMPKTLHVDEPTPQVDWEAGEVELLTEARLWPERERPRRVGVSSFGLSGTNAHVIVEQAPEVVEPVEAAVPPVVVPVVLSARGEAALSAQAGRLLALVEERAGLSLLDVGYSSVVSRAVLEHRAVVTAGDRTALVAGLRALADGGTSTEACRGLARTSGRTAFLFTGQGAQRLGMGRELYEAYPVFAEAFDAVLAEVDVHLGRSLRDVVWGVDEGALNRTGVAQPALFAVEVALFRLAESWGVRPDFLAGHSVGEIAAAHVAGVLSLPDAAQLIVARGRLMEALPEGGAMVAVEATEAEVVPLLSDSVSIAAVNGPRSVVVSGVEDAVVKVADAFTAQGRKSSRLRVSHAFHSPLMEPMLAEFEKVVSGLSFSAPKVPLVSGVTGEVSSEVATAGYWVRHVREAVRFADCVTYLEGQGVASYVEVGPDGVLSGMAQQSVTSDAAVLVPLVRKGRAEVTTAVSALARLHVSGVRVDWAACYAGTGARRVDLPTYAFQRRRFWLESGGGGSGVVGVGQGVVDHPLVGAVVSLPDAGGVLLTGRLSVDGVPWLADHAVFGRVLLPGTAFVELAVRAGDEVGCGVVEELTLQAPLVLPERGGVALQVAVGTADDTGRRTLSIHSRREDGSDDVWTRHAEGVVAQDIAAPPAGITEWPPPGATPLAVDEVYGSLLARGYGYGPVFQGLRAAWSQGGDLYAEVALPESAHADAERFGLHPALLDATMHALNLSTPQDGGGAEGGAALPFFWEDVRLHATGSTLLRVRLSGSSEDTISLTIADGAGAPVVSVGGLTLRPVSVEQLGAGVGESLWEVVWRPLTGPSSGPSSWVRWGDVPAVGDVPGVVVFEVPTASGDVPDAVRSCAGAVLDVVRDWLADERCAGSRLVIVTRGAVDTGTGLGVVLGQAPVWGVVRAAQAEYPGRVVLVDGDPDMDPDSDGLSGLGWVVASGEPEAALRGGGVVVPRLVRVSSSEVSPAEVPKADGVVLVTGGTGGLGALVARHLVTERGVRRLVLTSRRGLAAPGAEELVAELSGLGAEVSVVPCDVADREAVRDLVAGLAGQLAGVVHAAGVGDNGLIASMDAARLDRVLGPKADGAWYLHEATRELDLGFFVMFSSAGGMVLAAGQANYAAANVFLDALAVHRRARGLPATSLAYGLWSGEKGMGQWLREADLRRMRRQGLPALDPAEGLALFDAGLASGRAVVVPMTIDKAALRARTGTLPALLRDLAPAVRRPGASGAAAGTESEPLWQRIAHTPAAEQEAVLRALVRERAATLLGHSDSEALDPERDFLESGFDSLSAVELRNALMKDTGLRLPPMVVFDSKSPAALARLLHTELLAAPLDPTDPTDPTAPTVPTTVTGPATPITPTDPATDSRRNTSGPIGDTLRDLFHGAVVSGRSDKGFELLRIAADIRPGFTSADELDHLPSAVRLADGPGAPHLICLNSPMATGGAHQHARLVSHLQGRRKVSALPVPGFVAGESLPENADAAVQVIARSVLETAAGEPFVLLGYSAGGTLAYATAEYLERELGVRPAGVIMLDTFKVYDDGSADGGVPLDDLALGLFEKEAAFGRFDSSRLSAMGRWVQLVPDLAPEHVEAPVLFVQCTRSFVPDGDNPSPELATGRAEPWEPTHTLRTVDANHFTIVEDRAAGTAGVIEEWLDSGEVAAPLAGTAPTATAIAHRSEAK